In the Gammaproteobacteria bacterium genome, one interval contains:
- the dapC gene encoding succinyldiaminopimelate transaminase: MNPFIKKLQPYPFERLAALKAGVTPETDKAHIALSIGEPQHAPPAFAIAELEKHMEGLAAYPQARGIPELRQAIAAWLQRRYDLGELIDPEQHVVPLTGTREGLFAFVQAAIDASKGAPAVLMPNPFYQIYEGAAYLAGAEPVYMNTTAETGFLPDFSRIDQATWQAAQIVFICTPGNPTGAVMSIEQMQELIGLADEHDFIIVSDECYAELYDEAGTPPPGLLEACKAMGRNDFKRCVVMHSLSKRSNLPGLRSGFAAGDADIIQPFIAYRTYHGCAMPLPAQHASIAAWNDDAHVSDNRRLYRQKYALAEKILGEVTELDIPSATFYLWMKTPIDAETFARKLFQQENLTTLPGSYLSRDTDSGNPGEGYLRVSLVPDLAACEDALWRIRRVIESLQVRHETRERS; this comes from the coding sequence ATGAATCCCTTTATCAAGAAACTGCAGCCTTACCCCTTCGAACGCCTGGCCGCATTGAAAGCCGGCGTCACACCCGAGACCGACAAGGCACACATCGCGCTGTCGATTGGCGAGCCGCAACATGCGCCACCGGCCTTCGCGATCGCCGAGCTGGAAAAGCACATGGAAGGCCTGGCGGCCTATCCCCAGGCACGCGGCATTCCCGAACTCCGCCAGGCGATTGCGGCGTGGCTGCAGCGACGTTACGACCTCGGCGAGCTGATCGACCCCGAACAGCACGTCGTGCCGTTGACCGGCACTCGCGAGGGCCTGTTCGCCTTCGTGCAGGCGGCAATCGACGCAAGCAAGGGCGCGCCTGCGGTCCTGATGCCGAATCCCTTCTACCAGATCTACGAAGGCGCGGCCTACCTTGCCGGCGCCGAGCCGGTGTACATGAATACCACGGCGGAGACCGGCTTCCTGCCCGACTTTTCACGCATCGACCAGGCAACCTGGCAAGCCGCACAGATTGTTTTCATCTGCACGCCAGGCAATCCCACCGGCGCGGTCATGTCGATCGAACAGATGCAGGAACTGATCGGGCTGGCCGACGAGCACGACTTCATCATTGTCTCCGATGAATGCTATGCCGAGCTTTACGACGAAGCCGGCACGCCGCCGCCCGGGCTGCTGGAGGCCTGCAAGGCCATGGGCCGGAACGATTTCAAGCGCTGCGTGGTGATGCATTCCCTGTCCAAGCGCTCCAACCTGCCGGGCCTGCGCTCGGGCTTTGCGGCCGGCGATGCCGACATCATCCAGCCCTTCATTGCCTACCGGACCTACCATGGCTGCGCGATGCCGCTGCCGGCCCAGCACGCGAGCATTGCCGCCTGGAACGACGATGCGCATGTCTCCGACAATCGGCGACTGTACCGACAGAAATACGCACTGGCCGAGAAGATCCTCGGCGAAGTGACCGAGCTGGACATTCCCTCGGCGACCTTCTATCTCTGGATGAAGACGCCGATCGACGCCGAGACCTTTGCCCGCAAGCTGTTCCAGCAGGAGAACCTGACCACCCTGCCAGGCAGCTACCTGTCACGTGATACCGACAGCGGCAACCCCGGCGAGGGCTACCTTCGCGTCTCGCTGGTACCGGACCTCGCGGCTTGCGAAGATGCACTCTGGCGCATCCGCCGCGTCATCGAATCATTGCAAGTCCGACACGAAACACGGGAGCGATCATGA
- the dapD gene encoding 2,3,4,5-tetrahydropyridine-2,6-dicarboxylate N-succinyltransferase, producing MSNLQDIIEHAFEERDGLSAASASPDLREAIDETIMRLDRGQERVAEKIDGEWVVHEWLKKAVLLYFRTHDNDVVQGGFTRFYDKVPMKYSGYSTDDFHRDGVRVVPPAMVRQGAYVGKDAVLMPSYINIGAWVGAGSMIDTWATVGSCAQIGANVHVSGGAGIGGVLEPLQATPTIIEDNCFIGARSEVVEGVIVEEGAVIGMGVFLGQSTRIYDRDKDEIIYGRVPAGSVVVPGTLPAANGKYSLACAVIVKKVDEKTRAKVGINSLLRSAQEEA from the coding sequence ATGAGCAACCTGCAGGACATCATCGAACACGCCTTCGAGGAGCGCGATGGCCTGAGCGCGGCCTCCGCCTCGCCCGACCTGCGCGAAGCCATTGACGAAACCATCATGCGACTCGACCGGGGCCAGGAGCGGGTCGCCGAGAAGATCGATGGTGAATGGGTGGTGCACGAATGGCTGAAGAAAGCCGTGCTGCTGTATTTCCGCACCCACGACAACGACGTGGTGCAAGGCGGTTTCACGCGCTTCTATGACAAGGTGCCGATGAAGTACAGCGGCTACTCGACCGATGATTTTCATCGCGATGGCGTGCGCGTAGTGCCGCCGGCCATGGTTCGCCAGGGCGCTTACGTGGGCAAGGACGCCGTGCTGATGCCGTCCTACATCAACATCGGCGCCTGGGTCGGCGCTGGCTCCATGATCGACACCTGGGCAACAGTGGGTAGCTGCGCACAGATCGGTGCCAACGTGCACGTGTCCGGCGGCGCCGGTATCGGCGGCGTCCTGGAACCCCTGCAGGCGACACCAACGATCATCGAGGACAACTGTTTCATCGGTGCGCGCTCGGAAGTGGTCGAGGGCGTCATTGTCGAAGAAGGCGCGGTGATCGGCATGGGCGTGTTCCTTGGTCAGTCGACCCGGATCTATGATCGCGACAAGGACGAGATCATCTATGGCCGGGTGCCGGCCGGCAGCGTGGTGGTGCCGGGCACCCTGCCCGCAGCCAATGGCAAGTACAGCCTGGCCTGTGCCGTGATCGTGAAGAAGGTCGATGAAAAGACCCGTGCCAAGGTCGGCATCAATTCGTTGCTGCGATCGGCGCAAGAAGAGGCATAG
- a CDS encoding Spx/MgsR family RNA polymerase-binding regulatory protein, producing the protein MILYGIPNCDTCRKARKWLDSEGVAHEFHDVREQPLDRKTLADWERRFGDALVNRRSTTWRQLDESARRMDDIPALLLEHPTLMKRPVLAGRDFALLGFKPGDWQAAIEK; encoded by the coding sequence ATGATCCTTTACGGCATCCCGAACTGCGACACCTGCCGCAAGGCCAGGAAGTGGCTTGATAGCGAGGGTGTCGCCCACGAATTCCACGACGTGCGCGAGCAGCCACTGGATCGCAAGACACTGGCCGACTGGGAACGGCGTTTCGGCGACGCCCTGGTCAACCGCCGCTCGACCACCTGGCGCCAGCTCGATGAATCTGCCAGGCGGATGGACGACATCCCGGCGCTGTTGCTAGAGCACCCGACGCTGATGAAGCGTCCGGTGCTGGCCGGCCGGGACTTTGCCCTGCTGGGCTTCAAGCCAGGCGACTGGCAAGCTGCCATCGAGAAGTGA
- the dapE gene encoding succinyl-diaminopimelate desuccinylase — protein MSRTLELAQELIRRRSVTPDDAGCQDVLAARLESLGFRCEWLDRNGVRNLWAVRGDDGPLFAFAGHTDVVPTGPETEWTHPPFDAVVADGILHGRGAADMKGSLAAMLAATGQFLADTPEPAFRIAFLITSDEEGPARDGTLAVMETLAARNEQIDYCIVGEPSSRDALGDVIRVGRRGSLNAKLRIKGKQGHVAYPDLAMNPIHQAIKGLEGLVERIWDHGQDSFPPTSFQISNISAGTGAENVIPGSLDCAFNFRYSPALTSQRLRHQVVEELRYHDIEFDIEWRESGEPFYTEPGLLRDAVDAAIQQVCGRTPEHSTGGGTSDGRYIAPSGAQVVELGPINATIHQLDEQVSVAELDQLAETYTAVLVEVASRLG, from the coding sequence ATGAGCAGGACACTCGAACTCGCCCAGGAACTGATCCGCCGCCGCTCGGTGACACCGGACGACGCCGGCTGCCAGGACGTGCTCGCCGCGCGGCTGGAATCCCTGGGTTTCCGCTGCGAGTGGCTGGACCGCAACGGGGTTCGCAACCTCTGGGCGGTGCGCGGAGACGACGGCCCGCTGTTCGCCTTTGCCGGACACACCGATGTCGTGCCGACCGGTCCCGAGACCGAATGGACACATCCGCCTTTCGATGCCGTGGTCGCAGACGGCATCCTGCACGGTCGCGGCGCGGCCGACATGAAGGGCAGCCTCGCAGCCATGCTCGCGGCTACCGGGCAATTCCTCGCGGACACGCCGGAACCCGCGTTCCGGATTGCCTTCCTCATCACCAGTGACGAGGAAGGTCCGGCAAGGGATGGCACCCTGGCGGTAATGGAAACGCTGGCGGCAAGAAACGAACAGATCGATTACTGCATCGTCGGCGAGCCGTCGAGCCGGGACGCGCTGGGTGATGTCATCCGGGTCGGTCGTCGCGGCTCGCTGAACGCGAAGCTGCGGATCAAGGGCAAGCAGGGGCACGTGGCCTACCCGGATCTTGCAATGAACCCGATTCACCAGGCCATCAAGGGGCTCGAGGGCCTGGTCGAACGCATCTGGGACCATGGCCAGGACTCTTTCCCGCCAACGTCATTCCAGATTTCGAACATCAGTGCCGGCACGGGTGCCGAGAACGTGATTCCCGGCTCCCTGGATTGCGCCTTCAATTTCCGCTACTCCCCCGCGCTGACATCGCAGCGACTGCGCCACCAGGTCGTCGAGGAACTCAGGTATCACGATATCGAGTTCGACATCGAGTGGCGCGAATCCGGCGAGCCGTTCTACACCGAACCCGGCCTGCTGCGCGACGCCGTCGATGCCGCCATCCAGCAGGTCTGCGGCCGCACGCCGGAGCACAGCACCGGTGGTGGCACCTCCGACGGCCGCTACATTGCACCCAGCGGTGCGCAGGTCGTCGAGCTCGGGCCCATCAACGCCACCATCCACCAGCTTGACGAGCAGGTTTCGGTGGCGGAACTGGACCAGCTGGCCGAGACCTACACCGCCGTGCTTGTCGAAGTGGCTTCACGACTGGGCTGA
- a CDS encoding disulfide bond formation protein B, with protein sequence MYLDGKRYRLSNLAGFLACSGLMAYAYYAQFVLGLEPCPLCIFQRVAMIALGLVFLAAALQGARGVGRKVYGGLVLLAAGSGVGIAARHVWLQNLPPDLVPSCGPGLDYMLDVFPLGEALKMAFTGSGECAEVDWTLLGLSMPTWTLLAFAGLGLAGLLVNFSRSSR encoded by the coding sequence ATGTATCTGGATGGAAAACGTTACCGATTGTCGAACCTGGCCGGCTTCCTGGCCTGCAGTGGCCTGATGGCCTATGCCTATTACGCCCAGTTCGTACTGGGCCTGGAACCTTGCCCGTTGTGCATCTTCCAGCGCGTCGCCATGATCGCGCTGGGCCTGGTGTTCCTGGCGGCGGCCCTGCAGGGCGCCCGTGGTGTCGGGCGCAAGGTCTATGGCGGGCTGGTCTTGCTGGCGGCGGGCAGCGGTGTCGGTATCGCGGCGCGCCACGTATGGCTGCAGAACCTGCCGCCCGACCTGGTCCCGTCCTGCGGGCCGGGCCTGGATTACATGCTGGACGTGTTTCCGCTGGGCGAAGCACTGAAGATGGCGTTCACCGGTTCCGGTGAATGTGCCGAAGTCGACTGGACGTTGCTGGGACTGAGCATGCCGACCTGGACCCTGCTGGCCTTTGCCGGCCTGGGTCTCGCTGGATTGCTGGTGAACTTCTCGCGATCCAGCCGGTGA
- the phoU gene encoding phosphate signaling complex protein PhoU — MDKLNLDHHISQQFNEELEDIRNHVLTMGGIVEQQIGDAVDALIDGDSEKGQKVVREDAKVNNLEVLIDEECSRILARRQPAASDLRLIVAIIKTITDLERMGDEAEKIGYLATRLAEDERPVADYNAIENMGGKVRSMLQGALDAFARLDPEAAVAIAKQDEKVDREYEAILRQCITFMMEDPRNIKRTLDVMWCARALERIGDHAKNICEYIVYLVHGKDVRHTDIEAVEKELAAKQ, encoded by the coding sequence ATGGACAAACTGAATCTCGATCATCACATTTCCCAGCAGTTCAACGAAGAGCTGGAAGACATCCGCAACCACGTTCTGACCATGGGCGGCATTGTCGAGCAGCAGATCGGTGACGCGGTCGACGCCCTGATAGACGGTGACAGCGAAAAGGGCCAGAAGGTCGTTCGCGAGGATGCCAAGGTCAACAACCTCGAGGTGCTGATCGACGAGGAATGCAGCCGCATCCTGGCGCGACGCCAGCCGGCGGCCAGCGACCTGCGCCTGATCGTGGCGATCATCAAGACCATCACCGACCTGGAGCGCATGGGCGACGAGGCCGAGAAGATCGGTTACCTCGCCACCCGGCTGGCAGAGGACGAGCGCCCGGTCGCGGACTACAACGCCATCGAGAACATGGGCGGCAAGGTCAGGAGCATGCTGCAGGGAGCACTGGATGCGTTTGCCCGGCTTGATCCGGAAGCGGCCGTGGCAATCGCCAAGCAGGATGAAAAGGTGGACCGCGAGTACGAGGCCATCCTGCGACAGTGCATCACTTTCATGATGGAAGACCCGCGCAACATCAAGCGGACACTGGACGTGATGTGGTGCGCGCGTGCCCTGGAGCGCATCGGCGACCACGCCAAGAACATCTGCGAATACATCGTCTACCTGGTGCATGGCAAGGATGTACGCCACACCGATATCGAGGCAGTGGAGAAGGAGCTGGCTGCGAAGCAGTAA